In Bacillus sp. BGMRC 2118, a genomic segment contains:
- a CDS encoding response regulator transcription factor, whose amino-acid sequence MTRTILIVDDQPEIAELLRLYLEKEGHRIIEAHDGMDALMMVSNEKVDLMLLDLMMPIIDGYQLIKKIRETMQIPIIIISAKQEHDDKILGLGLGADDFIQKPFNPLEVVARVQALLRRSYNYVREETNISDVSPSHKITVDDLTLDEDTFSIIRQDRDVIQLTKIEYKILELFMKSPGRVFTKQQIFENAWGDYYIGGEEDNTINVHISKLREKIEDNPKKPTHIITIRGLGYKFEKAVSV is encoded by the coding sequence TTGACAAGAACGATATTAATAGTGGATGATCAGCCTGAAATTGCAGAACTTCTGAGGCTTTATTTAGAAAAGGAAGGTCACCGGATAATTGAAGCACATGATGGAATGGATGCATTGATGATGGTCTCAAACGAAAAAGTTGATTTAATGCTACTTGACTTGATGATGCCAATTATTGATGGGTATCAGCTCATTAAGAAGATAAGAGAAACCATGCAAATACCCATTATCATCATTTCAGCAAAGCAAGAACATGATGATAAAATTTTAGGACTTGGACTTGGCGCAGATGATTTTATACAAAAACCGTTCAATCCTCTTGAAGTAGTAGCGAGAGTCCAAGCACTCTTGAGACGTAGTTACAACTATGTAAGAGAAGAAACCAATATATCAGATGTGTCCCCAAGTCATAAAATAACGGTTGATGACCTTACATTAGATGAAGATACATTTTCAATCATTCGGCAAGATCGGGACGTTATTCAACTGACAAAAATAGAATACAAGATACTAGAATTATTCATGAAATCGCCTGGTAGAGTATTTACGAAACAACAAATTTTCGAAAATGCGTGGGGTGATTACTATATTGGTGGGGAAGAAGATAACACCATTAATGTACATATTTCTAAACTTAGGGAAAAAATTGAAGATAACCCGAAAAAGCCAACTCATATCATAACCATTCGAGGGCTAGGGTACAAATTTGAAAAGGCTGTTTCAGTATAG
- a CDS encoding HAMP domain-containing histidine kinase: MKLTTLPLRLFPKEEGFLPYMYLANICFPLFFMFQETGVKLYVGLFLLVVFVILYRQVFWSSKLASYFILVEFAITLIFAYCYNPMYLYVVFVFVYQVVRLPLKWMYWICGGFTAFSLYLIFKTVFPDQFLLVLTLLPPLFGGAVLPFIMKASLRYKELNEDLKRVAEELRIKSLEKEQLEESKKRMLADLSHDLKTPMTTILGYSKAIYEGHVEDEGKIKRYLQYIHDKSLRVNSLIDELFMFSKLDTPDLQITRIEKDICEFFREVIVEYYEEFAEKEMELDISVPSNKILYPFDQKLLYRALSNILENTIKYNPVQTTVYVSLKETADFIVLEIGDNGIGMNEELAHTVFDPFIRGDKNRKNDGGSGLGLSITKKITEKHKGKIRVDARPKKGKTNFIIELPRYLE, from the coding sequence ATGAAATTGACTACATTACCACTGAGATTATTTCCAAAGGAAGAAGGGTTTCTTCCTTATATGTACTTGGCAAATATCTGTTTTCCACTTTTTTTTATGTTTCAGGAGACAGGAGTTAAACTTTATGTTGGTTTATTTCTACTAGTTGTTTTCGTCATCTTGTATAGGCAAGTATTTTGGAGTTCAAAGTTAGCATCTTACTTTATATTAGTAGAATTTGCGATTACTCTCATTTTTGCTTATTGTTACAATCCCATGTACTTGTATGTTGTTTTTGTGTTTGTATATCAAGTTGTTCGACTACCACTAAAATGGATGTATTGGATTTGTGGAGGCTTTACTGCATTTAGCTTGTACCTTATTTTTAAGACGGTCTTCCCAGATCAATTTCTACTAGTTCTGACGCTATTACCACCTTTATTTGGTGGAGCGGTTTTGCCTTTTATCATGAAAGCATCGCTTCGATATAAAGAATTGAACGAGGACCTTAAACGGGTAGCCGAAGAGTTGCGAATAAAAAGTCTCGAAAAAGAACAGCTAGAAGAAAGTAAAAAAAGAATGTTGGCAGATCTCTCTCATGACTTAAAAACACCAATGACAACCATTCTAGGTTACTCGAAGGCCATATATGAAGGACATGTGGAAGATGAAGGGAAAATCAAAAGGTACCTTCAATATATTCACGATAAATCGCTAAGAGTGAATTCCCTAATTGATGAGCTATTCATGTTTTCTAAACTTGATACCCCGGATTTACAAATCACACGAATTGAAAAAGATATATGTGAGTTCTTTCGTGAAGTGATTGTAGAATATTATGAAGAGTTCGCCGAAAAAGAGATGGAACTCGATATTTCAGTACCCTCCAATAAAATTCTGTATCCATTTGATCAAAAGCTCTTATATCGCGCACTATCCAATATTTTAGAGAATACAATCAAATACAATCCAGTACAAACAACCGTGTATGTATCGCTAAAAGAAACAGCAGATTTTATTGTTCTTGAAATCGGAGATAATGGAATTGGAATGAATGAAGAACTTGCGCATACTGTATTTGATCCATTTATAAGAGGAGATAAAAACAGAAAGAATGATGGTGGATCAGGGTTGGGGCTTTCCATTACGAAAAAAATCACTGAGAAGCACAAAGGCAAGATTCGAGTGGATGCACGTCCCAAAAAAGGGAAGACAAATTTTATTATTGAATTACCACGTTACCTTGAATAA
- a CDS encoding ABC transporter ATP-binding protein has product MKKTVIELENIVKKYGDVKAVDGISFQVFKGEVLGIIGANGAGKSTTLEIMMGLRKPDSGSVKVLGMDLMEESEEVKQKIGIQLQQTALYDRIKVKEALELFSSYYDKKRDLKEIIESLGLEPYLNKYVKNLSGGWQQRTSLALALVNDPDIIFLDEPTTGLDPQARLELWACINKYREEGKTIILSTHYMDEAQKHCNRIAVIKKGKLVACDEPKRLIDSLENDQGTLEDVYLQFAVGS; this is encoded by the coding sequence ATGAAAAAAACTGTAATTGAGTTAGAAAATATAGTCAAGAAGTATGGCGATGTCAAGGCAGTAGATGGGATCTCCTTTCAAGTATTTAAAGGAGAGGTACTTGGCATAATTGGAGCGAATGGAGCGGGGAAATCCACAACATTAGAAATTATGATGGGGTTACGTAAGCCTGATTCAGGTTCTGTCAAAGTACTGGGTATGGATTTGATGGAGGAATCCGAAGAAGTCAAACAAAAGATCGGCATTCAGCTTCAACAAACAGCTTTATATGATCGTATTAAGGTAAAAGAGGCACTAGAATTATTCAGTTCCTACTATGATAAGAAGAGAGACTTAAAAGAAATCATTGAATCACTTGGACTTGAGCCTTATCTAAACAAATATGTAAAAAACCTTTCAGGTGGATGGCAGCAACGGACATCACTTGCTCTTGCATTAGTCAATGATCCAGACATTATTTTCTTAGATGAACCAACGACAGGTTTGGATCCACAAGCTAGATTAGAACTTTGGGCTTGTATTAATAAATACAGAGAAGAAGGAAAAACAATTATCTTATCAACCCATTACATGGATGAAGCACAAAAACATTGTAATCGCATTGCGGTTATAAAAAAAGGAAAGCTCGTCGCATGTGATGAGCCGAAAAGATTAATTGATTCACTTGAGAATGACCAAGGAACGCTAGAAGATGTTTATCTACAATTTGCGGTAGGGTCCTAA
- a CDS encoding ABC transporter permease, with the protein MQSVITHTKMELRLFFRETLALLFTFIAPAVSFVVFGLMFKTNTYEGGLDFFQAYIPSMIAIIIFTTAFFSMGLQVVIDREKGVYKRLRGTPLNQRAIFTATIVKGFFAIFVGAIEILLIAKFAFGTSLTEHPFEFLLALMLCSISFFSIGFIVSSIATRMQTALGIAMISMYPMFFLSGATLPLEVLPELLQKCAVFVPLTYVVNVLRDGWNGTLLSSSSLVDIGVLVGILIISTIIGTKYFRWVD; encoded by the coding sequence ATGCAATCAGTTATAACACATACAAAAATGGAACTAAGATTGTTTTTTAGAGAAACACTGGCATTACTATTTACGTTTATCGCACCAGCTGTAAGCTTTGTGGTGTTTGGATTAATGTTTAAGACAAACACATATGAAGGGGGATTAGATTTCTTCCAAGCATATATTCCGAGTATGATAGCCATTATCATATTTACAACGGCCTTCTTCTCAATGGGACTTCAAGTGGTGATTGATCGAGAAAAAGGGGTTTATAAGCGATTAAGAGGAACTCCACTGAATCAGCGTGCAATTTTTACAGCAACCATAGTAAAGGGCTTTTTCGCGATTTTTGTTGGAGCCATTGAAATTTTACTTATTGCGAAGTTTGCATTTGGAACAAGTTTAACGGAACACCCATTTGAATTCTTACTAGCATTAATGCTTTGCTCGATTTCGTTTTTCTCGATTGGATTTATTGTGTCAAGCATTGCAACACGCATGCAAACTGCCTTAGGAATCGCCATGATTTCCATGTATCCAATGTTCTTCTTGTCAGGTGCAACACTACCATTAGAGGTTCTACCAGAGCTATTACAAAAATGTGCAGTTTTCGTACCATTAACGTATGTCGTAAATGTATTAAGAGATGGATGGAACGGGACACTCCTATCATCAAGTAGCTTAGTGGATATAGGAGTATTGGTCGGTATCCTAATCATATCAACCATTATCGGAACTAAATATTTCCGCTGGGTAGATTAG
- a CDS encoding site-specific integrase, protein MSLKRYRFVAREVLIEDLLGNSKLEEKRVVVIGVEDKVTGIIVPHPITHFIRQKYQFQGKSLSAQMNPAREIVKFLNFIYEQIILGKPEFQMLREKGLKGLQLIHGSRFITHLTEKKLSYKYVKHQIEKYLIRFYEYLTDMKLIDQEIEFETYVNRNGDELILTPFAHPSFDTKYPSTDDPVRNKLKDFGNEPEERNKLIWEFIEEARRVSPDIAFGIALQIFGGLRRGEVVNLTPASIPTDFLSGSNYILVLDNQHRLFNHFKDTKKEQVKRPRLQPVLPSVYLKELYDDHMLMNSKVKKINPYAFFVDEKGRTISGGTYERKFAKVKYAYIDRLAETPGRYSHFKMLADSTWGTHIGRGIFTNYLFSMDLNEKQLAIARGDKNTQSSKDYINYRNAISNFETAMEVFSTQETLDVGDYLSKEWNPGVFTNDIND, encoded by the coding sequence ATGAGCTTAAAAAGATATAGATTTGTAGCAAGAGAAGTCCTCATAGAGGATTTACTAGGCAACAGCAAGTTGGAAGAGAAAAGAGTGGTTGTTATTGGTGTTGAGGATAAAGTCACTGGTATTATAGTTCCCCACCCTATTACACATTTTATTAGACAAAAATATCAATTTCAAGGTAAAAGCTTAAGTGCTCAAATGAATCCAGCTAGAGAAATAGTAAAATTCTTAAATTTTATCTATGAACAAATAATCCTTGGGAAACCTGAATTTCAAATGTTACGTGAGAAAGGGCTTAAAGGATTACAACTCATTCACGGTTCCCGTTTTATTACTCACTTAACAGAAAAAAAGCTGTCATACAAATATGTTAAACATCAAATAGAAAAATATCTTATACGTTTCTATGAATACTTAACAGATATGAAATTAATTGATCAAGAAATCGAATTTGAAACATATGTAAATAGAAATGGAGATGAATTAATCCTAACCCCTTTTGCTCATCCAAGTTTTGATACAAAATATCCTTCTACTGACGACCCAGTGAGAAACAAACTTAAAGATTTTGGTAATGAACCTGAGGAGAGAAACAAGTTAATTTGGGAATTCATAGAAGAGGCTCGAAGAGTTTCTCCTGACATTGCATTTGGAATTGCTCTTCAAATTTTTGGAGGATTACGAAGAGGAGAGGTTGTGAACCTAACTCCAGCAAGTATTCCAACAGATTTTTTAAGTGGTTCTAATTATATTCTTGTCCTTGATAACCAACACCGTTTATTTAATCATTTCAAAGATACAAAAAAGGAACAAGTAAAAAGACCACGTTTACAACCTGTATTACCAAGCGTCTACTTAAAAGAATTATACGATGATCATATGTTAATGAATTCAAAGGTAAAAAAAATAAATCCGTACGCTTTCTTCGTTGATGAAAAAGGAAGGACTATTTCCGGAGGAACTTACGAAAGGAAATTTGCAAAAGTCAAATATGCTTATATAGACAGATTAGCAGAAACTCCTGGCCGTTATTCGCACTTTAAAATGCTTGCTGATTCTACCTGGGGTACTCATATTGGAAGAGGAATTTTTACTAACTATTTATTTAGTATGGACCTTAATGAAAAACAACTAGCCATTGCCAGAGGAGATAAAAATACTCAATCATCAAAAGACTATATCAATTACAGGAATGCAATATCCAATTTTGAAACAGCAATGGAGGTTTTCTCCACTCAAGAAACATTGGATGTAGGGGATTATTTGTCTAAAGAATGGAATCCGGGGGTTTTTACGAATGACATTAATGATTAG
- a CDS encoding site-specific integrase produces the protein MLIENLREYIDFDALSGEKFSIDVSVKRAKEFLEILREEDEIFSGDFEDEMWSIERHLYKGHRINLDFSPIENAVRFRSDWDSTVVVLIKCWAAELLSEYGPHLVQRRLSQLILAIEQTDFFSENKVNDFAEYLRNFKLADKDYSESMKPNKSRYEADTVRDIVTTTLNFLTFAEVDSFNAYHKPLMDIKKGFPSDSVARELPKGKDVFIFDYCINRYFERGFSSSSRLFFSPLLLWWKITTIIPMRISEFCTIKRNCIEPSDPNNGSYYITLPREKRPSSQRRVEVPDTLEITKEIYDMIDEYIRLTNPYGNSETLVSFRTLIAVDTRVTNRTYQKIDYDYFNRGNFYSLLKRFYRDIVFGEYEKSVEREIRPNDTRHFAFCSLLMQGISPIEIARLGGHSTIEAQYHYSNHTEYFIDIEVDKLVKGFKREGEELKRTTFDGNEVTYREIEKRSYQFPSANTRLPMKIGFCTDELQQCESEECMLCKHWWIHPENLVEVKPLIEEKILKRRQKIVEIGSFLKNLNESFTTEMLKQNEVHFNTLTKMRTEAIAIQEHLEEIARLEMLKGVDVDE, from the coding sequence ATGTTGATAGAGAATTTGAGAGAATATATAGATTTCGATGCTTTGTCAGGTGAAAAATTTTCGATTGATGTAAGCGTTAAAAGAGCGAAGGAATTCCTTGAAATCTTAAGAGAGGAAGATGAAATCTTTAGTGGAGATTTTGAAGATGAAATGTGGTCTATTGAGAGACATTTATACAAAGGACATAGGATTAATTTAGATTTTTCTCCAATAGAAAATGCAGTTAGATTTCGTAGTGATTGGGATTCCACAGTTGTTGTTCTTATTAAATGCTGGGCTGCTGAACTTTTGAGTGAGTATGGCCCACATCTAGTGCAAAGAAGATTATCTCAACTAATTTTAGCTATCGAACAAACCGATTTTTTTAGTGAAAATAAGGTAAATGACTTTGCTGAATACTTACGTAACTTCAAATTAGCCGATAAAGATTATTCTGAATCAATGAAGCCAAATAAGAGTCGGTATGAGGCAGATACTGTTAGAGACATTGTAACCACAACTTTAAACTTTTTGACTTTTGCCGAAGTGGATTCCTTTAACGCTTACCACAAACCTTTGATGGATATAAAGAAAGGGTTTCCATCTGACAGTGTAGCAAGAGAGCTTCCTAAAGGTAAGGATGTTTTTATATTTGATTATTGTATCAATCGATACTTTGAAAGAGGTTTCAGTTCCTCTTCCAGACTGTTTTTCTCCCCTCTTTTATTATGGTGGAAGATAACAACTATAATCCCAATGCGTATAAGCGAGTTTTGTACGATTAAAAGAAATTGCATTGAGCCTAGTGATCCTAATAACGGAAGTTATTATATTACACTCCCCCGTGAGAAAAGACCTTCTAGTCAGCGGAGAGTAGAAGTGCCTGATACATTGGAGATTACTAAAGAGATATATGATATGATCGATGAATATATCCGACTCACAAACCCATATGGGAATAGTGAAACACTGGTATCCTTTAGAACACTCATAGCAGTCGATACAAGGGTGACCAATAGAACTTATCAAAAAATAGATTACGATTATTTTAATCGTGGTAATTTTTATTCATTATTAAAACGCTTTTACAGAGATATTGTCTTTGGAGAATACGAAAAGTCGGTAGAACGAGAGATAAGGCCCAACGATACTAGGCATTTTGCATTTTGTTCTTTATTGATGCAAGGAATATCCCCAATCGAAATAGCAAGATTGGGTGGACATTCAACAATTGAAGCTCAGTATCATTATTCAAACCATACTGAATACTTTATCGATATTGAAGTCGATAAACTGGTCAAAGGCTTTAAAAGAGAAGGAGAAGAGCTAAAAAGAACCACTTTTGATGGTAATGAGGTTACATATAGAGAAATCGAAAAACGAAGCTATCAATTCCCCTCTGCTAATACAAGACTACCGATGAAGATTGGTTTTTGCACTGATGAATTGCAGCAGTGTGAAAGTGAAGAATGTATGTTATGCAAACATTGGTGGATCCACCCTGAAAATTTAGTGGAAGTAAAACCGTTAATTGAAGAGAAGATTCTCAAAAGAAGACAGAAAATAGTTGAGATTGGGAGTTTTTTAAAAAACTTAAATGAGAGTTTCACCACAGAAATGTTAAAACAAAACGAAGTACATTTCAATACCCTCACTAAAATGCGTACTGAGGCTATAGCTATTCAGGAACATTTGGAAGAAATAGCTCGTTTGGAAATGTTAAAGGGAGTTGATGTTGATGAGTAA